A section of the Anabaena cylindrica PCC 7122 genome encodes:
- a CDS encoding Uma2 family endonuclease, protein MLNFHLPRYLPSAEELPDSDETPVDNELQELIPGLLKSILLILWSERMDWFFGVNMGIYYHPDELPMVPDGFLSLGVERCYDEELRPSYVLWDENVVPILVLEVVSPNYRKEYTIKLDEYADLGVRYYVIYSSRRRRKPRLEVHKLVNGKYELQAGNPVWLPEIGLGIGSEQGNYGGLNREWLYWYDNDGKRYLTPQEQIIEAEERAQLAEVRSQKLAEKLQDLGIDPAQVQ, encoded by the coding sequence ATGTTAAATTTCCACCTACCAAGGTACTTACCCTCGGCTGAAGAGTTACCCGATTCTGATGAAACACCTGTGGATAACGAACTACAAGAATTAATTCCAGGATTGCTGAAATCAATACTGCTGATACTTTGGTCTGAACGCATGGACTGGTTTTTTGGGGTAAATATGGGGATTTATTATCACCCTGATGAACTGCCAATGGTGCCAGATGGGTTTCTGAGCTTGGGAGTGGAACGTTGTTATGATGAGGAATTACGCCCTAGTTATGTGTTGTGGGATGAAAATGTTGTCCCCATTTTAGTCCTAGAAGTGGTTTCTCCAAATTATCGCAAGGAGTACACCATTAAACTGGACGAATATGCGGACTTGGGTGTGCGATATTATGTGATTTATTCTTCTCGTCGTCGTCGCAAACCACGTTTGGAAGTACATAAGTTAGTGAATGGGAAGTATGAGTTACAAGCAGGAAATCCTGTATGGCTACCAGAAATTGGCTTAGGAATTGGTTCTGAACAGGGAAATTATGGTGGTTTAAACCGGGAATGGTTGTATTGGTATGATAATGACGGCAAGCGGTATTTGACACCGCAAGAACAGATTATAGAGGCAGAAGAACGCGCTCAGTTGGCAGAAGTGCGATCGCAAAAGTTAGCCGAAAAGTTGCAAGATTTAGGAATCGACCCTGCTCAAGTTCAATAA
- the serA gene encoding phosphoglycerate dehydrogenase codes for MSKVLVSDPIDQAGIDILSQVATVDVKTGLKPAELIEIIGEYDALMIRSGTRVTQEIIEAGTQLKIIGRAGVGVDNVDVPAATRKGIVVVNSPEGNTIAAAEHALAMMLSLSRHIPDANASVKRGEWDRKTFVGAEVYKKTLGVVGLGKIGSHVAAVAKAMGMKLLAYDPFISTERAEQMGCQLVELDLLMQQADYITLHIPKTPETTHLINAKTLAKMKPTARIINCARGGIIDEAALAAAIKEGKIGGAALDVFESEPLGESDLRSLGKDLILTPHLGASTTEAQVNVAIDVAEQIRDVLLGLPARSAVNIPGFGPDVLEELKPYMQLAETLGNLVGQLVGGRVETLNITLQGELATNKSQPLVVAALKGLLYQALRERVNYVNASIEAKERGIRVIETRDASARDYAGSLHLEATGTLGTHSVTGALLGDKEIHLTDVDGFPINVPPSKYMLFTLHRDMPGIIGKLGSLLGSFNVNIASMQVGRKIVRGDAVMALSIDDPLPEGILDEITKVPGIRDAYTVTL; via the coding sequence ATGTCTAAGGTTCTTGTCTCCGATCCGATTGACCAGGCTGGTATTGACATCCTTTCCCAAGTTGCTACGGTTGATGTCAAAACAGGTCTTAAACCAGCAGAACTGATAGAAATTATTGGCGAGTACGATGCGTTGATGATCCGTTCTGGAACTCGCGTCACTCAAGAAATTATTGAAGCTGGCACACAATTAAAAATTATTGGTCGTGCTGGTGTGGGAGTGGATAATGTTGATGTTCCTGCTGCTACCCGCAAAGGTATTGTAGTAGTCAATTCTCCAGAGGGAAATACCATTGCCGCAGCCGAACACGCACTAGCAATGATGTTATCTTTATCTCGTCATATCCCAGATGCAAATGCTTCCGTAAAACGGGGTGAATGGGATCGCAAAACTTTTGTAGGTGCAGAAGTATACAAAAAAACTCTCGGCGTTGTCGGGCTAGGTAAAATTGGCTCTCATGTTGCGGCTGTAGCCAAAGCTATGGGGATGAAACTTTTAGCTTATGATCCCTTTATTTCTACAGAAAGGGCTGAACAGATGGGCTGTCAATTGGTAGAGTTAGATTTACTGATGCAGCAAGCAGATTATATCACCTTGCATATCCCCAAAACCCCAGAAACTACCCACTTAATCAATGCCAAAACTTTGGCGAAGATGAAACCAACAGCGAGAATTATTAACTGCGCTCGTGGTGGCATCATTGATGAAGCAGCTTTAGCAGCGGCAATCAAAGAAGGTAAAATTGGTGGTGCAGCTTTAGATGTATTCGAGTCAGAACCTCTGGGTGAGTCTGATTTGCGATCGCTCGGCAAAGATCTCATCCTCACCCCCCACTTAGGGGCATCAACCACCGAAGCCCAAGTTAACGTTGCTATAGACGTAGCTGAACAAATCCGCGATGTCCTCTTAGGACTACCTGCTCGTTCTGCTGTTAACATCCCCGGATTCGGACCCGATGTTTTAGAAGAACTCAAGCCTTATATGCAGTTGGCAGAAACCCTTGGTAACTTGGTAGGACAACTAGTAGGTGGCAGGGTAGAAACACTCAACATCACACTCCAAGGAGAACTCGCAACCAACAAAAGTCAGCCGTTGGTAGTAGCAGCCCTTAAAGGACTACTTTATCAAGCCTTACGGGAACGGGTTAATTATGTCAACGCCAGCATAGAAGCCAAAGAAAGAGGAATTCGCGTGATTGAAACACGGGATGCCTCAGCCAGAGATTATGCCGGTTCACTGCATCTAGAAGCTACAGGTACTTTAGGTACTCATTCAGTTACAGGTGCTTTGTTGGGTGATAAAGAAATTCACCTCACTGATGTTGATGGTTTCCCCATTAACGTTCCACCTAGCAAATATATGCTGTTCACTCTGCACCGTGATATGCCAGGAATTATCGGTAAACTCGGTTCTCTACTTGGTAGTTTTAATGTCAATATTGCCAGTATGCAGGTAGGTCGTAAAATCGTCCGTGGTGATGCAGTCATGGCGCTAAGTATTGATGATCCTTTACCAGAAGGCATCTTAGATGAAATTACGAAAGTACCGGGAATTCGAGATGCGTATACAGTAACACTTTAA